One stretch of Scophthalmus maximus strain ysfricsl-2021 chromosome 12, ASM2237912v1, whole genome shotgun sequence DNA includes these proteins:
- the LOC118283806 gene encoding uncharacterized protein LOC118283806 isoform X1, whose amino-acid sequence MSWFTNRQQKFREEEEEEGGREEEEGEGEGVLRYRGDRCHQGGTQADVAMANSTELHAPDQSSSPEEEEAAAKKPAGRRPRRRAAVTLGRRSQRGKKRGPPVDKRRGGPGEKRRGQKEKRRGQEEKKEGVTVKRMWSGGKRQYCVFCRRPQVKIARHLLRKHTDEAEVTAASTLPTGSKQRHLLLEHLRCRGNYLHNIEVIRQGSGEIVPCRQPSEEVDARNYLPCPLCLGFFLRSDLWKHQASCRKKLASDSSKNAALTAETTSEPVKDTTSDSSSNPFCDRTDGETPGSAEDTPPPDPPGDTIAAEQSGTSETVSKRPITAEPSGDQNAASDSGTDQPRKRSRVQAAASRLLPISGGASESCSEVLHRMNQDHISHQVKSDWLICKYGNKLMGNQDGSQKRYDYVSQKLRELGRFLLAAKSLDSDVHTLLDVLAPGRLSLALAAARKASGYRWSRPPLAVKTTLKTVCEIAIGESLQDGDWEAAAKTTDFYHMLGREWDNLGLLNPDPDTVAPEGGAKTKKRLVQSRNEKKLCQEADASPEVPSNSSNRPVSSMVPPESRLQAPGTVPVAPRKVRRRPWSSAEKEAIWRQLGVHVLVQTVPGKEVCQRCLDLEPVLRGRHWKDIKNQVHNQIQSQKKQQFHAQMDLQENQEQPNQEQPDPVQNQKKQHQQHYQAQLDQQGKDHTENQKKQQYHGQMNQHGQDNIQNQKKPEYHIQMDHQDQGNIQNQKKQHYNVQMDHQDQDNIQNQKKQHYHVQMDHQDHLQIHKKQLCHARLDHQDHIQVHKKQLYQMDQQSQGLQSTLDRDTSLLTGTTYGPDGAHRAPGLSLVERDLVISPYPLPHRAPGPHMDQLLSRTEWTDEALAQNYPVSRQLARNLLQDPPTGGPPPNPHSGHVHF is encoded by the exons ATGAGCTGGTTTACAAACCGACAACAAAAattcagagaagaagaagaagaagaaggaggcagagaagaagaagaaggagaaggagaaggg GTCCTCCGTTACCGTGGAGACCGCTGTCATCAGGGGGGCACACAAGCTGACGTTGCCATGGCGAACAGCACGGAGCTCCACGCTCCAGACCAGAGCTCTTCtccggaggaggaagaggcggcgGCGAAGAAACCGGCTGGCCGCCGGCCCCGCCGGCGAGCTGCCGTCACGCTGGGGAGGCGCAGCCAGAGAGGCAAGAAGCGTGGCCCCCCCGTCGACAAGCGGCGGGGGGGCCCGGGCGAGAAGCGGCGCGGTCAGAAGGAGAAGCGGCGCGgtcaggaggagaagaaggagggcgTGACGGTGAAGAGGATGTGGAGCGGCGGCAAGCGGCAGTACTGCGTGTTCTGTCGGCGGCCACAGGTGAAGATCGCCCGTCACCTGCTGCGGAAGCACACGGACGAAGCGGAGGTGACGGCCGCCAGCACGCTGCCAACGGGCTCTAAACAACgccacctgctgctggagcacCTGCGCTGCCGGGGCAACTACCTGCACAACATCGAG GTGATCCGACAGGGCAGCGGGGAGATCGTCCCATGTCGCCAGCCCTCGGAGGAGGTTGATGCGAGGAACTACCTGCCGTGTCCGCTCTGCCTCGGCTTCTTCCTCCGCTCGGATCTGTGGAAACATCAGGCGTCCTGTCGCAAGAAGCTGGCGTCTGACTCCTCCAAGAACGCCGCCTTAACAGCAGAGACCACCTCGGAGCCCGTAAAGGACACCACCTCCGACTCCTCCAGTAATCCCTTCTGTGATCGGACAGACGGTGAGACCCCCGGCTCCGCGGAGGACACGCCACCACCGGACCCCCCAGGAGACACAATTGCAGCGGAACAGAGCGGGACCTCTGAGACTGTGTCCAAACGGCCAATTACCGCTGAACCCAGTGGGGATCAGAATGCAGCCTCTGACTCCGGCACAGACCAGCCAAGGAAGCGCAGTAGGGTCCAAGCAGCAGCGTCCCGCCTCCTTCCGATTTCCGGCGGTGCGTCGGAGAGCTGCAGCGAAGTCCTGCACCGCATGAACCAGGACCACATCTCACATCAG GTCAAATCTGATTGGTTAATCTGCAAATATGGAAATAAGTTGATGGGGAACCAAGACGGCAGCCAGAAGAGGTACGACTACGTCAGTCAGAAACTGAGGGAGCTCGGGAGGTTCCTCCTGGCAGCCAAATCTCTGGACTCTGATGTCCACACGCTGCTCGATGTCCTGGCCCCGGGCCGCCTCAGCCTGGCGCTGGCCGCCGCTAGGAAGGCGTCCGGGtaccggtggagtcgccctccgctggCGGTGAAGACAACACTGAAGACGGTTTGTGAGATTGCCATCGGGGAGAGTTTGCAGGACGGAGACTGGGAGGCGGCAGCCAAAACCACCGACTTCTACCACATGCTGGGAAGAGAGTGGGACAACCTTGGGCTGCTGAACCCCGACCCTGACACAG TCGCTCCTGAAGGCggagcaaagacaaagaagcGACTGGTCCAATCACGGAACGAAAAGAAGTTGTGTCAAGAGGCAGACGCAAGTCCAGAGG TTCCATCAAACAGCAGTAACAGACCTGTGAGCTCCATGGTTCCACCAGAGTCCAGGCTGCAGGCTCCAGGTACAG TCCCCGTTGCTCCCAGGAAGGTCCGGCGCCGCCCGTGGTCGTCTGCGGAGAAGGAGGCCATCTGGAGACAGCTGGGGGTCCACGTGCTGGTGCAGACCGTGCCGGGGAAGGAGGTCTGTCAGCGCTGTCTGGACCTGGAGCCGGTCCTCAGGGGGCGACACTGGAAAGACATAAAGAACCAGGTCCACAACCAAATCCAGAGCCAGAAGAAGCAGCAGTTCCATGCCCAGATGGACCTTCAGGAGAACCAGGAACAACCGAACCAGGAACAACCTGACCCAGTCCAAAACCAGAAgaagcagcaccagcagcactaCCAGGCCCAACTAGACCAACAAGGAAAGGACCACACCGAGAACCAGAAGAAACAGCAGTACCATGGCCAGATGAATCAACATGGCCAGGACAACATTCAGAATCAGAAGAAACCGGAGTACCACATCCAGATGGACCACCAGGACCAGGGCAACATTCAGAATCAGAAGAAACAGCATTATAATGTTCAGATGGAccaccaggaccaggacaacATTCAGAATCAGAAGAAACAGCATTATCATGTTCAGATGGACCACCAGGACCACCTCCAAATTCACAAAAAGCAACTGTGCCATGCCAGACTAGACCACCAGGACCACATTCAGGTCCACAAGAAGCAGCTCTACCAGATGGACCAGCAGAGCCAGGGACTGCAGTCCACACTGGACCGGGACACGTCTCTACTGACGGGCACGACATACGGGCCCGATGGGGCTCATCGAGCCCCGGGACTCTCGCTTGTGGAGCGCGACCTCGTCATCAGTCCATATCCACTTCCGCACAGAGCCCCGGGGCCTCACATGGACCAGCTGCTGTCCAGGACAGAGTGGACCGATGAGGCTCTGGCCCAGAACTACCCAGTCAGCAGGCAGCTGGCCAGGAACCTGCTCCAGGATCCGCCCACAGGAGGACCCCCGCCCAATCCACACTCTGGACATGTCCACTTCTGA
- the LOC118283806 gene encoding uncharacterized protein LOC118283806 isoform X4: protein MANSTELHAPDQSSSPEEEEAAAKKPAGRRPRRRAAVTLGRRSQRGKKRGPPVDKRRGGPGEKRRGQKEKRRGQEEKKEGVTVKRMWSGGKRQYCVFCRRPQVKIARHLLRKHTDEAEVTAASTLPTGSKQRHLLLEHLRCRGNYLHNIEVIRQGSGEIVPCRQPSEEVDARNYLPCPLCLGFFLRSDLWKHQASCRKKLASDSSKNAALTAETTSEPVKDTTSDSSSNPFCDRTDGETPGSAEDTPPPDPPGDTIAAEQSGTSETVSKRPITAEPSGDQNAASDSGTDQPRKRSRVQAAASRLLPISGGASESCSEVLHRMNQDHISHQVKSDWLICKYGNKLMGNQDGSQKRYDYVSQKLRELGRFLLAAKSLDSDVHTLLDVLAPGRLSLALAAARKASGYRWSRPPLAVKTTLKTVCEIAIGESLQDGDWEAAAKTTDFYHMLGREWDNLGLLNPDPDTVAPEGGAKTKKRLVQSRNEKKLCQEADASPEVPSNSSNRPVSSMVPPESRLQAPGTVPVAPRKVRRRPWSSAEKEAIWRQLGVHVLVQTVPGKEVCQRCLDLEPVLRGRHWKDIKNQVHNQIQSQKKQQFHAQMDLQENQEQPNQEQPDPVQNQKKQHQQHYQAQLDQQGKDHTENQKKQQYHGQMNQHGQDNIQNQKKPEYHIQMDHQDQGNIQNQKKQHYNVQMDHQDQDNIQNQKKQHYHVQMDHQDHLQIHKKQLCHARLDHQDHIQVHKKQLYQMDQQSQGLQSTLDRDTSLLTGTTYGPDGAHRAPGLSLVERDLVISPYPLPHRAPGPHMDQLLSRTEWTDEALAQNYPVSRQLARNLLQDPPTGGPPPNPHSGHVHF from the exons ATGGCGAACAGCACGGAGCTCCACGCTCCAGACCAGAGCTCTTCtccggaggaggaagaggcggcgGCGAAGAAACCGGCTGGCCGCCGGCCCCGCCGGCGAGCTGCCGTCACGCTGGGGAGGCGCAGCCAGAGAGGCAAGAAGCGTGGCCCCCCCGTCGACAAGCGGCGGGGGGGCCCGGGCGAGAAGCGGCGCGGTCAGAAGGAGAAGCGGCGCGgtcaggaggagaagaaggagggcgTGACGGTGAAGAGGATGTGGAGCGGCGGCAAGCGGCAGTACTGCGTGTTCTGTCGGCGGCCACAGGTGAAGATCGCCCGTCACCTGCTGCGGAAGCACACGGACGAAGCGGAGGTGACGGCCGCCAGCACGCTGCCAACGGGCTCTAAACAACgccacctgctgctggagcacCTGCGCTGCCGGGGCAACTACCTGCACAACATCGAG GTGATCCGACAGGGCAGCGGGGAGATCGTCCCATGTCGCCAGCCCTCGGAGGAGGTTGATGCGAGGAACTACCTGCCGTGTCCGCTCTGCCTCGGCTTCTTCCTCCGCTCGGATCTGTGGAAACATCAGGCGTCCTGTCGCAAGAAGCTGGCGTCTGACTCCTCCAAGAACGCCGCCTTAACAGCAGAGACCACCTCGGAGCCCGTAAAGGACACCACCTCCGACTCCTCCAGTAATCCCTTCTGTGATCGGACAGACGGTGAGACCCCCGGCTCCGCGGAGGACACGCCACCACCGGACCCCCCAGGAGACACAATTGCAGCGGAACAGAGCGGGACCTCTGAGACTGTGTCCAAACGGCCAATTACCGCTGAACCCAGTGGGGATCAGAATGCAGCCTCTGACTCCGGCACAGACCAGCCAAGGAAGCGCAGTAGGGTCCAAGCAGCAGCGTCCCGCCTCCTTCCGATTTCCGGCGGTGCGTCGGAGAGCTGCAGCGAAGTCCTGCACCGCATGAACCAGGACCACATCTCACATCAG GTCAAATCTGATTGGTTAATCTGCAAATATGGAAATAAGTTGATGGGGAACCAAGACGGCAGCCAGAAGAGGTACGACTACGTCAGTCAGAAACTGAGGGAGCTCGGGAGGTTCCTCCTGGCAGCCAAATCTCTGGACTCTGATGTCCACACGCTGCTCGATGTCCTGGCCCCGGGCCGCCTCAGCCTGGCGCTGGCCGCCGCTAGGAAGGCGTCCGGGtaccggtggagtcgccctccgctggCGGTGAAGACAACACTGAAGACGGTTTGTGAGATTGCCATCGGGGAGAGTTTGCAGGACGGAGACTGGGAGGCGGCAGCCAAAACCACCGACTTCTACCACATGCTGGGAAGAGAGTGGGACAACCTTGGGCTGCTGAACCCCGACCCTGACACAG TCGCTCCTGAAGGCggagcaaagacaaagaagcGACTGGTCCAATCACGGAACGAAAAGAAGTTGTGTCAAGAGGCAGACGCAAGTCCAGAGG TTCCATCAAACAGCAGTAACAGACCTGTGAGCTCCATGGTTCCACCAGAGTCCAGGCTGCAGGCTCCAGGTACAG TCCCCGTTGCTCCCAGGAAGGTCCGGCGCCGCCCGTGGTCGTCTGCGGAGAAGGAGGCCATCTGGAGACAGCTGGGGGTCCACGTGCTGGTGCAGACCGTGCCGGGGAAGGAGGTCTGTCAGCGCTGTCTGGACCTGGAGCCGGTCCTCAGGGGGCGACACTGGAAAGACATAAAGAACCAGGTCCACAACCAAATCCAGAGCCAGAAGAAGCAGCAGTTCCATGCCCAGATGGACCTTCAGGAGAACCAGGAACAACCGAACCAGGAACAACCTGACCCAGTCCAAAACCAGAAgaagcagcaccagcagcactaCCAGGCCCAACTAGACCAACAAGGAAAGGACCACACCGAGAACCAGAAGAAACAGCAGTACCATGGCCAGATGAATCAACATGGCCAGGACAACATTCAGAATCAGAAGAAACCGGAGTACCACATCCAGATGGACCACCAGGACCAGGGCAACATTCAGAATCAGAAGAAACAGCATTATAATGTTCAGATGGAccaccaggaccaggacaacATTCAGAATCAGAAGAAACAGCATTATCATGTTCAGATGGACCACCAGGACCACCTCCAAATTCACAAAAAGCAACTGTGCCATGCCAGACTAGACCACCAGGACCACATTCAGGTCCACAAGAAGCAGCTCTACCAGATGGACCAGCAGAGCCAGGGACTGCAGTCCACACTGGACCGGGACACGTCTCTACTGACGGGCACGACATACGGGCCCGATGGGGCTCATCGAGCCCCGGGACTCTCGCTTGTGGAGCGCGACCTCGTCATCAGTCCATATCCACTTCCGCACAGAGCCCCGGGGCCTCACATGGACCAGCTGCTGTCCAGGACAGAGTGGACCGATGAGGCTCTGGCCCAGAACTACCCAGTCAGCAGGCAGCTGGCCAGGAACCTGCTCCAGGATCCGCCCACAGGAGGACCCCCGCCCAATCCACACTCTGGACATGTCCACTTCTGA
- the LOC118283806 gene encoding uncharacterized protein LOC118283806 isoform X3 — MSWFTNRQQKFREEEEEEGGREEEEGEGEGVLRYRGDRCHQGGTQADVAMANSTELHAPDQSSSPEEEEAAAKKPAGRRPRRRAAVTLGRRSQRGKKRGPPVDKRRGGPGEKRRGQKEKRRGQEEKKEGVTVKRMWSGGKRQYCVFCRRPQVKIARHLLRKHTDEAEVTAASTLPTGSKQRHLLLEHLRCRGNYLHNIEVIRQGSGEIVPCRQPSEEVDARNYLPCPLCLGFFLRSDLWKHQASCRKKLASDSSKNAALTAETTSEPVKDTTSDSSSNPFCDRTDGETPGSAEDTPPPDPPGDTIAAEQSGTSETVSKRPITAEPSGDQNAASDSGTDQPRKRSRVQAAASRLLPISGGASESCSEVLHRMNQDHISHQVKSDWLICKYGNKLMGNQDGSQKRYDYVSQKLRELGRFLLAAKSLDSDVHTLLDVLAPGRLSLALAAARKASGYRWSRPPLAVKTTLKTVCEIAIGESLQDGDWEAAAKTTDFYHMLGREWDNLGLLNPDPDTVAPEGGAKTKKRLVQSRNEKKLCQEADASPEVPSNSSNRPVSSMVPPESRLQAPVPVAPRKVRRRPWSSAEKEAIWRQLGVHVLVQTVPGKEVCQRCLDLEPVLRGRHWKDIKNQVHNQIQSQKKQQFHAQMDLQENQEQPNQEQPDPVQNQKKQHQQHYQAQLDQQGKDHTENQKKQQYHGQMNQHGQDNIQNQKKPEYHIQMDHQDQGNIQNQKKQHYNVQMDHQDQDNIQNQKKQHYHVQMDHQDHLQIHKKQLCHARLDHQDHIQVHKKQLYQMDQQSQGLQSTLDRDTSLLTGTTYGPDGAHRAPGLSLVERDLVISPYPLPHRAPGPHMDQLLSRTEWTDEALAQNYPVSRQLARNLLQDPPTGGPPPNPHSGHVHF, encoded by the exons ATGAGCTGGTTTACAAACCGACAACAAAAattcagagaagaagaagaagaagaaggaggcagagaagaagaagaaggagaaggagaaggg GTCCTCCGTTACCGTGGAGACCGCTGTCATCAGGGGGGCACACAAGCTGACGTTGCCATGGCGAACAGCACGGAGCTCCACGCTCCAGACCAGAGCTCTTCtccggaggaggaagaggcggcgGCGAAGAAACCGGCTGGCCGCCGGCCCCGCCGGCGAGCTGCCGTCACGCTGGGGAGGCGCAGCCAGAGAGGCAAGAAGCGTGGCCCCCCCGTCGACAAGCGGCGGGGGGGCCCGGGCGAGAAGCGGCGCGGTCAGAAGGAGAAGCGGCGCGgtcaggaggagaagaaggagggcgTGACGGTGAAGAGGATGTGGAGCGGCGGCAAGCGGCAGTACTGCGTGTTCTGTCGGCGGCCACAGGTGAAGATCGCCCGTCACCTGCTGCGGAAGCACACGGACGAAGCGGAGGTGACGGCCGCCAGCACGCTGCCAACGGGCTCTAAACAACgccacctgctgctggagcacCTGCGCTGCCGGGGCAACTACCTGCACAACATCGAG GTGATCCGACAGGGCAGCGGGGAGATCGTCCCATGTCGCCAGCCCTCGGAGGAGGTTGATGCGAGGAACTACCTGCCGTGTCCGCTCTGCCTCGGCTTCTTCCTCCGCTCGGATCTGTGGAAACATCAGGCGTCCTGTCGCAAGAAGCTGGCGTCTGACTCCTCCAAGAACGCCGCCTTAACAGCAGAGACCACCTCGGAGCCCGTAAAGGACACCACCTCCGACTCCTCCAGTAATCCCTTCTGTGATCGGACAGACGGTGAGACCCCCGGCTCCGCGGAGGACACGCCACCACCGGACCCCCCAGGAGACACAATTGCAGCGGAACAGAGCGGGACCTCTGAGACTGTGTCCAAACGGCCAATTACCGCTGAACCCAGTGGGGATCAGAATGCAGCCTCTGACTCCGGCACAGACCAGCCAAGGAAGCGCAGTAGGGTCCAAGCAGCAGCGTCCCGCCTCCTTCCGATTTCCGGCGGTGCGTCGGAGAGCTGCAGCGAAGTCCTGCACCGCATGAACCAGGACCACATCTCACATCAG GTCAAATCTGATTGGTTAATCTGCAAATATGGAAATAAGTTGATGGGGAACCAAGACGGCAGCCAGAAGAGGTACGACTACGTCAGTCAGAAACTGAGGGAGCTCGGGAGGTTCCTCCTGGCAGCCAAATCTCTGGACTCTGATGTCCACACGCTGCTCGATGTCCTGGCCCCGGGCCGCCTCAGCCTGGCGCTGGCCGCCGCTAGGAAGGCGTCCGGGtaccggtggagtcgccctccgctggCGGTGAAGACAACACTGAAGACGGTTTGTGAGATTGCCATCGGGGAGAGTTTGCAGGACGGAGACTGGGAGGCGGCAGCCAAAACCACCGACTTCTACCACATGCTGGGAAGAGAGTGGGACAACCTTGGGCTGCTGAACCCCGACCCTGACACAG TCGCTCCTGAAGGCggagcaaagacaaagaagcGACTGGTCCAATCACGGAACGAAAAGAAGTTGTGTCAAGAGGCAGACGCAAGTCCAGAGG TTCCATCAAACAGCAGTAACAGACCTGTGAGCTCCATGGTTCCACCAGAGTCCAGGCTGCAGGCTCCAG TCCCCGTTGCTCCCAGGAAGGTCCGGCGCCGCCCGTGGTCGTCTGCGGAGAAGGAGGCCATCTGGAGACAGCTGGGGGTCCACGTGCTGGTGCAGACCGTGCCGGGGAAGGAGGTCTGTCAGCGCTGTCTGGACCTGGAGCCGGTCCTCAGGGGGCGACACTGGAAAGACATAAAGAACCAGGTCCACAACCAAATCCAGAGCCAGAAGAAGCAGCAGTTCCATGCCCAGATGGACCTTCAGGAGAACCAGGAACAACCGAACCAGGAACAACCTGACCCAGTCCAAAACCAGAAgaagcagcaccagcagcactaCCAGGCCCAACTAGACCAACAAGGAAAGGACCACACCGAGAACCAGAAGAAACAGCAGTACCATGGCCAGATGAATCAACATGGCCAGGACAACATTCAGAATCAGAAGAAACCGGAGTACCACATCCAGATGGACCACCAGGACCAGGGCAACATTCAGAATCAGAAGAAACAGCATTATAATGTTCAGATGGAccaccaggaccaggacaacATTCAGAATCAGAAGAAACAGCATTATCATGTTCAGATGGACCACCAGGACCACCTCCAAATTCACAAAAAGCAACTGTGCCATGCCAGACTAGACCACCAGGACCACATTCAGGTCCACAAGAAGCAGCTCTACCAGATGGACCAGCAGAGCCAGGGACTGCAGTCCACACTGGACCGGGACACGTCTCTACTGACGGGCACGACATACGGGCCCGATGGGGCTCATCGAGCCCCGGGACTCTCGCTTGTGGAGCGCGACCTCGTCATCAGTCCATATCCACTTCCGCACAGAGCCCCGGGGCCTCACATGGACCAGCTGCTGTCCAGGACAGAGTGGACCGATGAGGCTCTGGCCCAGAACTACCCAGTCAGCAGGCAGCTGGCCAGGAACCTGCTCCAGGATCCGCCCACAGGAGGACCCCCGCCCAATCCACACTCTGGACATGTCCACTTCTGA
- the LOC118283806 gene encoding uncharacterized protein LOC118283806 isoform X2: protein MSWFTNRQQKFREEEEEEGGREEEEGEGVLRYRGDRCHQGGTQADVAMANSTELHAPDQSSSPEEEEAAAKKPAGRRPRRRAAVTLGRRSQRGKKRGPPVDKRRGGPGEKRRGQKEKRRGQEEKKEGVTVKRMWSGGKRQYCVFCRRPQVKIARHLLRKHTDEAEVTAASTLPTGSKQRHLLLEHLRCRGNYLHNIEVIRQGSGEIVPCRQPSEEVDARNYLPCPLCLGFFLRSDLWKHQASCRKKLASDSSKNAALTAETTSEPVKDTTSDSSSNPFCDRTDGETPGSAEDTPPPDPPGDTIAAEQSGTSETVSKRPITAEPSGDQNAASDSGTDQPRKRSRVQAAASRLLPISGGASESCSEVLHRMNQDHISHQVKSDWLICKYGNKLMGNQDGSQKRYDYVSQKLRELGRFLLAAKSLDSDVHTLLDVLAPGRLSLALAAARKASGYRWSRPPLAVKTTLKTVCEIAIGESLQDGDWEAAAKTTDFYHMLGREWDNLGLLNPDPDTVAPEGGAKTKKRLVQSRNEKKLCQEADASPEVPSNSSNRPVSSMVPPESRLQAPGTVPVAPRKVRRRPWSSAEKEAIWRQLGVHVLVQTVPGKEVCQRCLDLEPVLRGRHWKDIKNQVHNQIQSQKKQQFHAQMDLQENQEQPNQEQPDPVQNQKKQHQQHYQAQLDQQGKDHTENQKKQQYHGQMNQHGQDNIQNQKKPEYHIQMDHQDQGNIQNQKKQHYNVQMDHQDQDNIQNQKKQHYHVQMDHQDHLQIHKKQLCHARLDHQDHIQVHKKQLYQMDQQSQGLQSTLDRDTSLLTGTTYGPDGAHRAPGLSLVERDLVISPYPLPHRAPGPHMDQLLSRTEWTDEALAQNYPVSRQLARNLLQDPPTGGPPPNPHSGHVHF from the exons ATGAGCTGGTTTACAAACCGACAACAAAAattcagagaagaagaagaagaagaaggaggcagagaagaagaagaaggagaagg GGTCCTCCGTTACCGTGGAGACCGCTGTCATCAGGGGGGCACACAAGCTGACGTTGCCATGGCGAACAGCACGGAGCTCCACGCTCCAGACCAGAGCTCTTCtccggaggaggaagaggcggcgGCGAAGAAACCGGCTGGCCGCCGGCCCCGCCGGCGAGCTGCCGTCACGCTGGGGAGGCGCAGCCAGAGAGGCAAGAAGCGTGGCCCCCCCGTCGACAAGCGGCGGGGGGGCCCGGGCGAGAAGCGGCGCGGTCAGAAGGAGAAGCGGCGCGgtcaggaggagaagaaggagggcgTGACGGTGAAGAGGATGTGGAGCGGCGGCAAGCGGCAGTACTGCGTGTTCTGTCGGCGGCCACAGGTGAAGATCGCCCGTCACCTGCTGCGGAAGCACACGGACGAAGCGGAGGTGACGGCCGCCAGCACGCTGCCAACGGGCTCTAAACAACgccacctgctgctggagcacCTGCGCTGCCGGGGCAACTACCTGCACAACATCGAG GTGATCCGACAGGGCAGCGGGGAGATCGTCCCATGTCGCCAGCCCTCGGAGGAGGTTGATGCGAGGAACTACCTGCCGTGTCCGCTCTGCCTCGGCTTCTTCCTCCGCTCGGATCTGTGGAAACATCAGGCGTCCTGTCGCAAGAAGCTGGCGTCTGACTCCTCCAAGAACGCCGCCTTAACAGCAGAGACCACCTCGGAGCCCGTAAAGGACACCACCTCCGACTCCTCCAGTAATCCCTTCTGTGATCGGACAGACGGTGAGACCCCCGGCTCCGCGGAGGACACGCCACCACCGGACCCCCCAGGAGACACAATTGCAGCGGAACAGAGCGGGACCTCTGAGACTGTGTCCAAACGGCCAATTACCGCTGAACCCAGTGGGGATCAGAATGCAGCCTCTGACTCCGGCACAGACCAGCCAAGGAAGCGCAGTAGGGTCCAAGCAGCAGCGTCCCGCCTCCTTCCGATTTCCGGCGGTGCGTCGGAGAGCTGCAGCGAAGTCCTGCACCGCATGAACCAGGACCACATCTCACATCAG GTCAAATCTGATTGGTTAATCTGCAAATATGGAAATAAGTTGATGGGGAACCAAGACGGCAGCCAGAAGAGGTACGACTACGTCAGTCAGAAACTGAGGGAGCTCGGGAGGTTCCTCCTGGCAGCCAAATCTCTGGACTCTGATGTCCACACGCTGCTCGATGTCCTGGCCCCGGGCCGCCTCAGCCTGGCGCTGGCCGCCGCTAGGAAGGCGTCCGGGtaccggtggagtcgccctccgctggCGGTGAAGACAACACTGAAGACGGTTTGTGAGATTGCCATCGGGGAGAGTTTGCAGGACGGAGACTGGGAGGCGGCAGCCAAAACCACCGACTTCTACCACATGCTGGGAAGAGAGTGGGACAACCTTGGGCTGCTGAACCCCGACCCTGACACAG TCGCTCCTGAAGGCggagcaaagacaaagaagcGACTGGTCCAATCACGGAACGAAAAGAAGTTGTGTCAAGAGGCAGACGCAAGTCCAGAGG TTCCATCAAACAGCAGTAACAGACCTGTGAGCTCCATGGTTCCACCAGAGTCCAGGCTGCAGGCTCCAGGTACAG TCCCCGTTGCTCCCAGGAAGGTCCGGCGCCGCCCGTGGTCGTCTGCGGAGAAGGAGGCCATCTGGAGACAGCTGGGGGTCCACGTGCTGGTGCAGACCGTGCCGGGGAAGGAGGTCTGTCAGCGCTGTCTGGACCTGGAGCCGGTCCTCAGGGGGCGACACTGGAAAGACATAAAGAACCAGGTCCACAACCAAATCCAGAGCCAGAAGAAGCAGCAGTTCCATGCCCAGATGGACCTTCAGGAGAACCAGGAACAACCGAACCAGGAACAACCTGACCCAGTCCAAAACCAGAAgaagcagcaccagcagcactaCCAGGCCCAACTAGACCAACAAGGAAAGGACCACACCGAGAACCAGAAGAAACAGCAGTACCATGGCCAGATGAATCAACATGGCCAGGACAACATTCAGAATCAGAAGAAACCGGAGTACCACATCCAGATGGACCACCAGGACCAGGGCAACATTCAGAATCAGAAGAAACAGCATTATAATGTTCAGATGGAccaccaggaccaggacaacATTCAGAATCAGAAGAAACAGCATTATCATGTTCAGATGGACCACCAGGACCACCTCCAAATTCACAAAAAGCAACTGTGCCATGCCAGACTAGACCACCAGGACCACATTCAGGTCCACAAGAAGCAGCTCTACCAGATGGACCAGCAGAGCCAGGGACTGCAGTCCACACTGGACCGGGACACGTCTCTACTGACGGGCACGACATACGGGCCCGATGGGGCTCATCGAGCCCCGGGACTCTCGCTTGTGGAGCGCGACCTCGTCATCAGTCCATATCCACTTCCGCACAGAGCCCCGGGGCCTCACATGGACCAGCTGCTGTCCAGGACAGAGTGGACCGATGAGGCTCTGGCCCAGAACTACCCAGTCAGCAGGCAGCTGGCCAGGAACCTGCTCCAGGATCCGCCCACAGGAGGACCCCCGCCCAATCCACACTCTGGACATGTCCACTTCTGA